DNA from Microbacterium foliorum:
TTCGCCTGGTTCACGGCGGCGCGCACAGAGATGGGCCTCCCCGCCGTCGGTGCCTCCTGGCGCTGGCCCCACCTCGCCGCCTTCGCCGTAGCCGCCTCCGTGCTGTCTCTGGTGGTGCTTGTCGACGAGATTCCGGTTCTGGTCGGCGTGCTCAGCGGTTCGGGCATCATCGCACTGTTCATCGCCGTCTCATTCGTCCCCGGACGTGATCTGCGTGAGTGAGAGCGGGTCCCGGCCGCACCCGCGGACCAGGCTCGACGACAATTTCGCGTCGCCGATCCGGTTCTCGCTTCTTGCATCGCTCGGCGACGGCGTCGAACTGGATTTCGCGGCGTTGCGCGAGATCCTCCAGTGCGGTGACTCACCGTTGAGCAAGGCCATCTCGCACCTTCAGGCGGCGGAGTACGTCGTCGCCCGCAAGGGCAGCCTCGGCAATCGCCCCCGCACGTGGGTCCATTCGACAGCGGCCGGTCGCGCGGCTTTCGCCGGCCACCTCCAGGCGCTGCGGGAGATCGTCGCGCTCGGCGGGGGTCCCTCGCTCTGACCGGCTCAGTTCCGGGATGACACCAGGTCGGGGTGGTGGATCGCTGCGACATCGGGATGCGCGCGAAGGCGCGACTTCATCGCGTTCTCGCCATAGGTCGCGTGAATGGGGTTGTTCGGGTCCTCGGTGATCCCGGTCGCCTCGGCGGCGAGATCCTCGGGGAGCTCGAGCAGCGGCAGCTGCTGATCCAGCGCGGGGTTGAAGAAGAACGGGATCGAGATGCGCTCCTCGGGGGCGCGAGGCGAGATCACCCGGTGGTTGGTCGCCTTCAGGTATCCACCCGTGGCGTACTCGAGGAGCTCTCCGATGTTGACGACGAAAGCGCCGGGGACCGGCGGCGCGGACACCCATTCGCCGTCGCGCTCCACCTGGAGGCCGCCCTTGCCCGGTTCGACCCACAGCAGCGTGAGCACGCCCGAGTCCTTGTGCGCGCCGACGCCCTGCTGCGGCTCGGGGTCGTTCGTGCCCGGGTAGCGCACGATCTTGATGAGGGTCGACGGGTCGTGGAAGGGCTCGTCGAAGTAGGTCTCGTCCGCCCCCAGGGTGAGCGCCCAGGCGCGCAGCAGCTTGCGGGCGATCTCGGTCAGGGTGTCATGCCATTCGGTGACGACGGCCTTGAGCTCGGGCTGTGCGGCGGGCCACAGGTTCGGACCGGTCAGCCGATTGAAGGCCGGGCCTCCCTCGACGGGTTCGCGCTCGGGGCCGATGTCGATCTGCTCACGCCAATCGACCTTGCCCTGCGTGCGCTCTCCGCCGACGCGCGTGTAGCCGCGGAAGTGCGGGCTCTTCACATTCTCGATCGCGAGCTTGTCCTCCTCCGCAAGTGCGAAGAAGTCGAGCGCCGCACGGTGCAGACGCTCCTCCAGTGCGGGGGAGATGCCGGT
Protein-coding regions in this window:
- a CDS encoding transcriptional regulator, whose protein sequence is MSESGSRPHPRTRLDDNFASPIRFSLLASLGDGVELDFAALREILQCGDSPLSKAISHLQAAEYVVARKGSLGNRPRTWVHSTAAGRAAFAGHLQALREIVALGGGPSL
- a CDS encoding isopenicillin N synthase family dioxygenase; its protein translation is MADLSLPILDLSQLDAGPEAAAQFRDELRAATHDVGFFYLTGTGISPALEERLHRAALDFFALAEEDKLAIENVKSPHFRGYTRVGGERTQGKVDWREQIDIGPEREPVEGGPAFNRLTGPNLWPAAQPELKAVVTEWHDTLTEIARKLLRAWALTLGADETYFDEPFHDPSTLIKIVRYPGTNDPEPQQGVGAHKDSGVLTLLWVEPGKGGLQVERDGEWVSAPPVPGAFVVNIGELLEYATGGYLKATNHRVISPRAPEERISIPFFFNPALDQQLPLLELPEDLAAEATGITEDPNNPIHATYGENAMKSRLRAHPDVAAIHHPDLVSSRN